The Fusarium oxysporum Fo47 chromosome II, complete sequence genome includes a region encoding these proteins:
- a CDS encoding BNR repeat-like domain-containing protein, with product MTPNLQTIPVPSATVQSHASNLLQLPDKTVLCTWFGGSQEGLPDISIWLSRLEPGSSSWTTPQKISFDENRSCQNPVLFRAPHNGEIWLLHTSQDAGNQDGAYILKRTSSDQGHTWSEASRLLPDVTGIFIRQPIVINGDGTWILPVFYCRTEPGHRWIGSDDISGVLYSDDNGATWKEKQAPDSVGSVHMNIIPPVPGSSSWVAFYRSRWADNVYRSTSNNGIDWETPKATTLPNPNSGICAARLSSGRIAIVFNRSNASADTLKRQGLYDDITPEDDKRPNQVTKTGKDAIWGTPRKTLTLGVSEDEGLTWRERVLEDGDGFCGTNSSSGQENRELSYPSIYIEKDGDRDVAHVAYTWHRQHIKYVRIDDVEGWVRSN from the coding sequence ATGACACCAAATCTTCAGACTATTCCTGTTCCTTCAGCGACAGTTCAGTCGCACGCTTCGAATTTGTTGCAACTCCCTGACAAGACTGTGTTATGTACATGGTTTGGTGGTTCGCAAGAAGGGCTGCCTGATATCAGTATCTGGCTGTCTCGATTAGAACCGGGATCATCATCTTGGACTACCCCGCAAAAGATCTCATTTGATGAGAACAGAAGTTGTCAAAACCCAGTCTTGTTCAGGGCGCCTCACAATGGAGAGATTTGGTTGCTTCATACTTCGCAAGACGCGGGTAATCAGGATGGCGCTTATATCTTGAAGCGCACATCTTCTGACCAGGGTCATACTTGGTCTGAGGCCAGCCGTTTACTCCCTGATGTAACAGGCATCTTTATCAGACAACCCATTGTTATCAATGGCGATGGTACCTGGATTTTGCCAGTTTTCTACTGCCGCACGGAACCCGGTCACAGATGGATCGGAAGTGACGATATATCTGGTGTTCTTTACTCAGATGACAATGGTGCAACTTGGAAGGAGAAGCAAGCACCAGACAGTGTTGGATCTGTCCACATGAACATCATCCCCCCAGTACCCGGCTCTTCATCTTGGGTCGCATTCTACCGCAGCCGCTGGGCAGATAACGTCTACCGCTCAACATCCAATAACGGCATTGATTGGGAAACACCAAAAGCAACAACCCTCCCAAACCCCAACAGCGGTATCTGCGCAGCCCGCTTATCATCAGGCCGTATTGCCATTGTCTTCAACAGATCAAACGCCTCAGCTGATACCCTCAAGCGACAAGGCTTGTACGATGACATCACGCCTGAGGATGATAAGCGACCCAATCAGGTCACAAAGACAGGGAAGGATGCGATTTGGGGAACGCCGAGGAAGACGTTGACGCTTGGAGTTTCGGAGGATGAGGGGCTGACGTGGAGAGAGCGTGTGCTTGAAGATGGGGATGGGTTCTGTGGGACGAATAGTTCTTCGGGTCAGGAGAACAGGGAGTTGAGTTATCCGAGTATTTATATTGAAAAGGATGGGGATAGGGATGTTGCGCATGTAGCGTATACTTGGCATCGGCAGCATATCAAGTATGTTAGGATTGACGATGTTGAGGGATGGGTTCGCTCCAATTGA
- a CDS encoding FMN-dependent dehydrogenase-domain-containing protein, with protein METSIETRRVSLDDLKQHNTANDCWIAVHSKVWDITHFINEHPGGPEVLLNLAGSDATELYNDVHAPDIIEDLPSDKLIGLLEESAISRPTPKTTEIDPVPPPTSPTQTNDVPSTPKTKTIPSLDAILSAPDFEKAAQDSLSAKTWAFYSSAATDLVTHGKNKELVRRVMIRPRILRNVSQVNYKTSILGFDSSAPFFVSPAAMARLAHPDGELALSRAAANEGIIQCISSNASFSLKSIVKAAPSTQPFFFQLYVNSNHEKTVELLKTVRGLGVKAIFVTVDAPVPGKREADERAAQEQTVKSAISGGESSKDKKGSGFGRLMAQYIDKSLCWDDLAWIREASGGLPIVLKGVQTAEDVIKAAEYGVEGVLLSNHGGRSLDGAQASILVLLELRKNCPEVFDQLEVYIDGGFERGSDILKAIALGATAVGIGRPFLYSLIHGQDGAEHLCHILKDELETSMRLCGITSLSEARPSLLNTLDVDHMVVGNAYTRLLSKL; from the exons ATGGAGACATCAATTGAGACGAGAAGAGTGTCTTTGGACGACTTGAAACAGCATAACACGGCCAATGACTGCTGGATAGCTGTTCATTCCAAGGTTTGGGATATTACACACTTTATTAATGAGCATCCTGGTGGTCCAGAAG TTTTGTTGAACCTCGCTGGTTCTGATGCCACGGAACTGTATAACGATGTCCACGCGCCTGATATCATCGAAGACCTTCCAAGCGACAAATTAATTGGGCTCCTCGAGGAGTCTGCAATTAGTCGACCGACGCCTAAAACTACCGAGATCGATCCCGTACCGCCCCCTACATCACCAACACAAACGAACGACGTCCCCTCGACACCAAAGACCAAAACAATCCCATCGTTAGATGCAATCTTAAGTGCTCCTGACTTTGAAAAGGCAGCGCAAGATTCCCTGTCCGCGAAAACATGGGCGTTTTACTCTTCCGCTGCGACAGATCTCGTCACCCACGGGAAGAATAAGGAGCTGGTGCGGAGAGTCATGATCAGACCCAGGATCTTGAGGAACGTGTCGCAAGTGAACTACAAGACCAGTATTCTTGGTTTCGATAGTAGCGCACCGTTCTTTGTTTCTCCTGCTGCGATGGCGAGACTTGCTCATCCCGATGGGGAGCTGGCGCTTAGTCGGGCGGCGGCCAACGAGGGCATCATCCAATGT ATCTCAAGTAACGCTTCCTTCTCGTTGAAGTCAATAGTCAAAGCCGCTCCCTCAACAcagcccttcttcttccaactATACGTCAACTCCAACCACGAAAAGACCGTCGAGCTACTCAAAACGGTCCGTGGTCTCGGCGTCAAAGCAATCTTTGTAACAGTTGATGCGCCTGTACCAGGGAAGCGCGAGGCAGATGAGAGAGCTGCGCAGGAGCAAACTGTCAAGTCGGCGATCAGTGGTGGTGAGAGCAGTAAGGATAAGAAGGGGAGTGGCTTTGGACGTCTTATGGCGCAGTATATTGACAAGTCATTGTGTTGGGATGACTTGGCTTGGATTCGGGAGGCGAGCGGGGGTTTACCCATTGTGTTGAAGGGTGTTCAGACTGCTGAGGATGTTATTAAAGCGGCGGAGTACGGTGTTGAGGGTGTGCTGTTGAGTAACCATGGTGGAAGGTCGTTAGACGG CGCTCAAGCCAGTATCTTGGTACTTCTAGAACTACGGAAGAACTGCCCAGAGGTTTTTGATCAGCTTGAAGTCTACATCGACGGCGGCTTCGAGCGGGGATCGGATATCTTGAAGGCCATCGCTCTTGGAGCAACAGCAGTTGGTATCGGTCGGCCGTTCCTGTACTCTCTTATTCACGGCCAAGACGGTGCCGAGCATCTCTGCCATA TTCTTAAAGATGAGCTTGAAACCTCAATGCGACTTTGCGGTATAACATCGCTGAGTGAAGCAAGACCCAGCTTGCTGAATACGCTGGATGTTGATCATATGGTGGTTGGTAATGCGTACACACGTCTGTTATCGAAGCTGTAG